The Elusimicrobiota bacterium genome has a segment encoding these proteins:
- the waaF gene encoding lipopolysaccharide heptosyltransferase II, whose product MILTAPVYKNLKKAWPDCSISLLVKEPFAQALEGNPYLDEVIPYRGLAWTLPRLKRAGFTHLLDLHANLRSFFLRRLCGAPQVLIYRKLVMARRLFVAFGWRSPQLEKHTVDKYLEPLAAWGVPVSSRSLELGDFEIPARRPPGGEREKILIVQSAFLGDTLLTLPLAKGLKALRPECTVSVLTLPQSAELFRGQPGVDEVLEDDKNGRHSGAGGLFNLSRELKGRGFDAAVIPHRSLRSAVLAWLSGIPERVGFSSSAGRLLLTQSVPFTWLMHDLERNLALLGPFKAGALAPPRDSVYLNVGQSALEELGRRLAGAGVAQADKLVGVHPGSAWPTKQWLSGRFTEVCRRFSRDGVKVVLVGGPKDAAICAEIARESCALDWSGKTSLSELRALMGRLSLFITNDSGPMHMAAASGVPTLAIFGPTTRELGFFPYGPKHRVLEADLPCRPCGLHGSRECPHGHFLCMRLISAEEVWKNAAEMLGVRAG is encoded by the coding sequence GTGATCCTCACCGCCCCCGTCTATAAAAACCTCAAAAAAGCCTGGCCGGACTGCTCGATTTCTCTTTTGGTGAAAGAGCCGTTTGCCCAAGCTTTGGAGGGAAACCCCTATCTTGACGAGGTCATACCCTACCGAGGCCTGGCCTGGACCTTGCCCCGACTGAAGCGGGCGGGATTCACGCATCTTCTCGATCTTCACGCAAACCTGAGGTCCTTCTTCCTGAGGCGCCTCTGCGGAGCGCCTCAGGTGCTGATCTACCGGAAGCTCGTCATGGCCCGCCGTCTATTTGTCGCCTTCGGCTGGCGCTCCCCCCAACTCGAAAAGCACACCGTGGACAAGTATCTGGAGCCGCTCGCGGCCTGGGGAGTTCCGGTTTCTTCGCGGAGCCTCGAATTGGGAGACTTTGAGATCCCCGCCCGGCGTCCGCCCGGGGGGGAGAGAGAGAAGATATTGATTGTTCAAAGCGCTTTTCTGGGAGACACCTTGCTCACGTTGCCCCTGGCCAAGGGATTGAAGGCCCTCAGGCCGGAATGCACGGTGTCGGTGCTGACCTTGCCCCAGAGCGCGGAGCTTTTCCGGGGACAGCCCGGCGTGGACGAGGTCCTGGAGGACGACAAGAATGGCCGTCATTCGGGAGCGGGCGGCCTTTTCAACCTCTCCAGGGAGCTCAAGGGCCGCGGCTTCGACGCGGCTGTGATCCCGCACCGCTCGCTTCGCAGCGCGGTTCTGGCCTGGCTTTCGGGAATCCCCGAGAGAGTGGGGTTTTCCTCGAGCGCGGGGAGGCTATTGCTTACCCAGTCAGTGCCATTCACATGGCTCATGCATGACTTGGAGCGGAATTTGGCGCTTTTGGGGCCATTTAAGGCCGGGGCCTTGGCTCCACCTCGCGACTCTGTTTATCTCAACGTTGGCCAGAGCGCCCTGGAAGAGCTCGGGCGACGCCTGGCGGGCGCGGGAGTCGCCCAGGCAGACAAGCTTGTCGGCGTGCACCCAGGCTCGGCCTGGCCCACGAAGCAATGGCTTTCCGGGCGCTTTACCGAGGTCTGCCGCCGGTTTTCGCGCGATGGCGTCAAGGTGGTGCTGGTGGGCGGTCCCAAGGACGCGGCTATCTGCGCCGAGATCGCGCGGGAGTCGTGCGCTCTCGATTGGTCCGGGAAAACGAGCCTATCGGAGCTCAGGGCCCTCATGGGCCGGCTCTCTCTTTTCATCACCAATGACTCCGGCCCCATGCACATGGCGGCGGCGAGCGGTGTTCCCACGCTCGCGATATTCGGGCCGACAACCCGCGAGCTCGGATTTTTCCCCTATGGCCCCAAGCACCGGGTCCTCGAGGCGGATTTGCCCTGCCGCCCCTGCGGGCTTCACGGCTCGCGAGAGTGCCCGCACGGGCATTTTCTTTGCATGCGCCTCATTTCCGCCGAGGAGGTTTGGAAGAACGCCGCGGAGATGCTGGGGGTTCGCGCCGGGTGA
- a CDS encoding glycosyltransferase family 4 protein — MEERRGDAGGSRRVRILHLHDEPWDSGIAHYALTLAAEQKRRGHRVFFWSREAAFAAQAARDLGLECLEVASPWRDLAVFRERALALGVEIINAHTGSSQAWGAALALGGNVPLVRTRADARPTSRHFFSRFMARRTAAFIAANSRIAAELSLAFPGARVATVLPGLPDAAAPALAGEPVVGILGRLDPVKGHETFLEAAAMLREEFPLARFLAAGAGEPARMEELGRKSRSLGLEGKVEWLGKVPDAFAFIASCRIGVVASIGSEAVSRAALEWMSAGRPLIAAAVGGIPDLVEGAGLLVAPRAPGALAEALRGLLAAPSRAEELGAKARNSFEARFRIGRAVEETEKVYEDEIRRFSH; from the coding sequence TTGGAAGAACGCCGCGGAGATGCTGGGGGTTCGCGCCGGGTGAGGATACTGCACCTTCACGACGAGCCATGGGACTCCGGGATCGCCCATTACGCCCTGACCTTGGCCGCGGAGCAGAAAAGGCGCGGGCATCGGGTGTTCTTTTGGAGCCGAGAGGCCGCCTTCGCGGCGCAGGCGGCCAGGGATCTCGGTCTGGAGTGCCTGGAAGTTGCGTCGCCGTGGCGGGATTTGGCGGTTTTCAGGGAGAGGGCGCTTGCCTTGGGAGTGGAGATCATTAATGCCCATACTGGTTCTTCGCAGGCCTGGGGCGCCGCCTTGGCCTTGGGCGGGAATGTCCCGCTGGTGCGGACAAGGGCCGACGCCAGGCCGACCTCGAGGCATTTTTTTTCCCGTTTTATGGCCCGACGCACCGCGGCCTTCATCGCGGCCAATTCGCGGATCGCCGCGGAGCTCTCGCTGGCCTTTCCGGGCGCCAGAGTGGCCACGGTGTTGCCCGGCCTGCCGGACGCGGCGGCGCCTGCGCTGGCGGGTGAGCCAGTGGTCGGGATTCTGGGGCGCCTGGATCCCGTGAAAGGCCACGAGACTTTTCTTGAAGCCGCGGCGATGCTCCGGGAAGAGTTCCCTCTGGCCCGTTTTCTCGCCGCGGGAGCGGGCGAGCCCGCGCGAATGGAGGAGCTCGGGAGAAAATCCCGTAGCTTGGGCCTTGAGGGCAAAGTGGAATGGCTGGGCAAGGTTCCCGACGCCTTCGCCTTCATTGCCTCCTGCCGGATAGGAGTCGTGGCCTCCATCGGCTCTGAGGCCGTCTCGCGCGCGGCCTTGGAGTGGATGTCGGCGGGCAGGCCCTTGATCGCCGCGGCGGTGGGCGGCATTCCCGACTTGGTCGAGGGTGCCGGGCTCCTGGTTGCCCCCCGGGCCCCCGGGGCCCTGGCCGAGGCCTTGAGGGGTTTGCTTGCTGCTCCGTCCCGGGCCGAGGAGCTGGGGGCCAAGGCCCGGAATAGTTTCGAGGCGCGCTTTCGCATAGGGCGCGCGGTCGAGGAAACGGAGAAGGTCTACGAAGACGAAATACGACGTTTTTCACATTGA
- a CDS encoding glycosyltransferase — translation MRARGHRNVIACREGGPLYERARALGFEVLALPFFMEWDPASAWILRAAMARTPNPVAHAHTAHAAGTAVMAGIGRDFVGVMHRRVDFPFSSWSARFKYGLADRVVAVSSAIKRVMVRAGLDAARIEVVCDGVAATEEERRWTAGLPSFSPASSQEKAALRRSLSEEFSIPEGGFWIGNLAALVPHKDHDTLLAAALLVVHKNLRAYFLVAGQGPEEACLLEQVKRLNLLGRVFFLGQREDAPALLRALDIFVLSSWGEGMGSVLLEASACRLPIAATTAGGIPEIVEDGRSGLLCRPRDPEGLSRNILSLMDSPALSQSLADEALGRLPRFGLARMAERMEEVYGAA, via the coding sequence TTGCGCGCCCGGGGCCACCGCAACGTGATCGCCTGCCGGGAAGGCGGGCCCCTATACGAGCGCGCCCGGGCTTTGGGCTTCGAGGTTTTGGCCTTACCCTTTTTCATGGAATGGGACCCGGCCAGCGCCTGGATTCTTAGGGCCGCCATGGCTAGGACCCCCAATCCGGTGGCCCACGCCCACACCGCCCACGCCGCGGGAACAGCGGTTATGGCCGGAATCGGGCGGGACTTCGTTGGCGTCATGCACCGGCGCGTGGATTTCCCCTTTAGTTCCTGGAGCGCGCGCTTCAAGTACGGACTGGCCGATCGGGTCGTCGCCGTGTCGTCCGCCATCAAGAGGGTCATGGTCCGGGCGGGGCTCGATGCCGCGAGGATAGAGGTCGTTTGCGATGGTGTCGCCGCGACCGAGGAGGAGCGGCGCTGGACCGCGGGCCTGCCCTCGTTTTCCCCCGCCTCGAGCCAGGAGAAGGCGGCCTTGCGTCGGAGTCTTTCTGAGGAGTTCTCGATCCCGGAGGGAGGCTTCTGGATCGGAAACCTCGCGGCCCTGGTCCCGCACAAGGACCACGACACTTTGCTCGCCGCGGCTCTTCTTGTTGTCCACAAGAATCTCCGGGCCTATTTCCTGGTCGCCGGCCAGGGGCCGGAGGAGGCGTGCCTCTTGGAGCAGGTCAAGAGGCTGAATCTCCTGGGGCGTGTATTCTTCCTGGGGCAGCGCGAGGACGCGCCGGCCCTCCTGAGGGCCTTGGACATTTTCGTATTATCTTCCTGGGGAGAGGGCATGGGAAGCGTGCTTTTGGAGGCCTCGGCGTGCCGCCTGCCGATCGCCGCCACCACGGCGGGAGGCATTCCCGAGATTGTGGAGGACGGCCGAAGCGGCCTTCTCTGCCGGCCCCGCGATCCCGAGGGCTTGTCCCGGAATATCCTGAGTCTGATGGACTCTCCCGCCTTGTCGCAATCCCTGGCGGACGAGGCCTTGGGGCGTCTGCCCCGCTTTGGCCTTGCGCGCATGGCCGAGCGCATGGAGGAGGTCTATGGTGCGGCTTAG
- a CDS encoding glycosyltransferase family 2 protein, which produces MVRLSAIIIAKDEEEDLPGALESLKGLADEIVVLLDTASSDRSDKIAEEFGAVVRRRPFDTYAGQKQAALELARGEWVLSLDADERASPELKEEMPGVLSQDAATSGYDIPFEVHFLGRRLGHGGLGRESHLRLFRRDKARFAGGALHEGVEVAGPVSRLRGKIIHRPYKDISEYVRKMDLYTDLAARKRFAMGARWRPWRHLILAWEFFCRAVLKLGFLDGQPGLVWAGLSAFHSWLKYVKLKELEKNDA; this is translated from the coding sequence ATGGTGCGGCTTAGCGCGATTATTATCGCCAAGGACGAGGAGGAGGACCTGCCGGGGGCGCTCGAAAGCCTCAAGGGGCTGGCCGACGAGATCGTCGTCCTTCTCGACACAGCGAGCTCGGACCGCTCCGATAAGATCGCCGAGGAATTCGGGGCCGTGGTCCGCCGCAGGCCCTTCGACACCTATGCCGGCCAGAAGCAGGCTGCCTTGGAGCTGGCCCGCGGGGAGTGGGTCCTTTCATTGGACGCCGACGAAAGGGCGTCTCCGGAGCTCAAGGAGGAGATGCCTGGCGTCTTGAGCCAAGACGCCGCAACTTCGGGTTACGACATCCCCTTCGAGGTCCACTTCCTCGGCCGCAGGCTTGGCCACGGGGGTTTGGGCCGTGAATCTCATCTGCGCCTGTTCCGCCGGGACAAGGCGCGCTTTGCGGGCGGGGCCCTGCACGAGGGAGTGGAGGTGGCGGGGCCGGTCTCTCGCCTGCGCGGAAAAATCATCCACCGCCCCTACAAGGACATCTCGGAGTACGTCCGGAAAATGGACCTTTACACGGACTTGGCGGCGCGCAAACGCTTCGCGATGGGAGCTCGGTGGCGCCCTTGGCGGCACCTCATACTTGCCTGGGAATTCTTCTGCCGGGCAGTGCTCAAACTGGGATTTTTAGACGGCCAGCCCGGGCTCGTCTGGGCCGGGCTCTCGGCGTTTCATAGCTGGCTTAAATATGTCAAACTAAAAGAATTGGAGAAAAATGATGCTTGA
- a CDS encoding polysaccharide deacetylase family protein has translation MMLEIGAGLGAAAILGASARWNWWRPRTSGIPSLMYHKVGDYPPNSQLKKLWASAGNFRKHMKYLKDKGYTSLLLAELLEIEMNKRPMPTRPVLITFDDGYANNYEVAYPLLKEFGMKGNIFLVCETMDGYNSWHNPASESWLSMLTWAQIREMQDSGVVEFGSHTMRHRNLDKISLEDARWELEESKKRLEDKLGRPMVGFAYPYGAGAYNPDVRRLARAAGYHYDFGIRQGISSWPWSPDSGPLKRLFIRGDDGMLDFHLQMTRGKAYF, from the coding sequence ATGATGCTTGAGATAGGAGCGGGCTTGGGCGCGGCCGCCATCCTGGGCGCCAGCGCCCGTTGGAATTGGTGGCGCCCCAGGACGAGCGGGATTCCTTCCTTGATGTACCATAAGGTGGGCGATTATCCGCCCAACTCCCAGCTCAAGAAACTATGGGCAAGCGCGGGGAACTTCAGGAAACACATGAAGTACTTGAAGGATAAGGGGTACACCTCGCTTCTATTGGCGGAATTGCTGGAAATAGAAATGAACAAACGGCCCATGCCCACTCGGCCGGTCCTTATTACTTTCGACGACGGCTACGCCAACAACTACGAGGTCGCCTATCCCCTGCTCAAGGAATTCGGGATGAAGGGCAATATTTTCCTGGTGTGCGAAACCATGGACGGTTACAACTCCTGGCACAACCCGGCCTCGGAGTCCTGGCTCTCCATGCTGACCTGGGCCCAGATCAGGGAAATGCAGGATTCAGGGGTGGTCGAGTTCGGCTCCCACACCATGCGTCACCGCAATCTCGACAAGATTTCCCTGGAAGACGCGCGTTGGGAGCTGGAGGAGAGCAAGAAAAGGCTCGAAGATAAGCTTGGCCGTCCCATGGTGGGGTTTGCCTATCCCTACGGGGCCGGGGCCTACAACCCCGACGTGCGGCGTCTGGCGCGGGCGGCCGGCTACCACTACGACTTCGGCATCCGACAGGGAATATCCTCCTGGCCGTGGAGCCCCGATTCGGGGCCGCTCAAGCGGCTGTTCATCCGCGGCGACGACGGCATGCTCGACTTCCACCTGCAGATGACCCGGGGGAAAGCTTATTTCTAA
- a CDS encoding glycosyltransferase family 9 protein has protein sequence MEEPRSILVIQLRRIGDVILTTPALAALKARYPQARIDFLVEPPCDEVLEGNPHLGRVHSYRARGIFGALSWVRRVRLLGYDWVIDYMGNPRSALVTALSGARVKAGPGHVAHRWAYNHRLIQSPTPHYAAEEKIRMLATLGVDGRNADFLPHLAFSRGTAENMVGLIPASRRATRRWPAVHYARLGRLLRDRFGSRIMVFWGPGERALADEVAAGVGEGAETSPETPGLKDLAGLVGKCRLIVTNCNGPKHLAVAMGVPTLTVHGSSDPRSWNPPHPRHRFLRRDELFCIGCGLNSCPYHLECLEGLPPERVFASACALLEEGA, from the coding sequence ATGGAAGAGCCGCGTTCGATCCTCGTCATTCAACTGCGCCGCATCGGGGACGTCATCCTCACGACTCCCGCCTTGGCCGCGCTCAAGGCGCGCTACCCCCAGGCCCGGATCGACTTCCTGGTTGAGCCCCCCTGCGACGAGGTGCTCGAAGGCAATCCCCATTTGGGGCGGGTCCACTCTTACCGAGCTCGCGGAATTTTTGGGGCTCTCTCCTGGGTGCGCCGCGTGCGCTTGCTAGGCTACGACTGGGTGATCGACTACATGGGAAATCCCCGCAGCGCCCTCGTCACGGCCCTGAGCGGGGCGCGAGTCAAGGCCGGGCCCGGGCACGTGGCGCACCGCTGGGCCTACAACCACCGTCTGATCCAGTCCCCCACGCCTCATTACGCGGCAGAGGAGAAGATCCGGATGCTTGCCACCTTGGGCGTGGACGGCCGCAACGCCGATTTCCTCCCCCATCTCGCGTTCTCCAGGGGGACCGCGGAAAATATGGTGGGACTTATTCCAGCTTCCCGCCGCGCGACCCGGCGCTGGCCCGCGGTCCATTACGCGCGGCTCGGGCGCCTCCTGCGCGACAGGTTCGGCTCGCGGATCATGGTGTTTTGGGGACCCGGAGAGAGGGCCTTGGCCGATGAGGTGGCCGCCGGCGTGGGAGAGGGGGCCGAAACGAGCCCGGAGACCCCCGGACTTAAGGATTTAGCGGGCCTCGTCGGGAAGTGCCGTCTCATCGTCACCAACTGCAACGGCCCCAAGCACTTGGCCGTGGCCATGGGAGTGCCGACCCTCACCGTGCACGGCAGCAGCGATCCCAGGAGCTGGAATCCCCCCCATCCCCGCCACCGATTCCTGCGCCGCGACGAGCTTTTCTGCATCGGCTGCGGGCTCAATTCCTGCCCTTACCATTTGGAATGCCTGGAGGGCCTCCCACCCGAGAGGGTTTTCGCCTCAGCCTGCGCTCTCCTGGAGGAGGGCGCGTGA
- the lpxK gene encoding tetraacyldisaccharide 4'-kinase, giving the protein MNNWEKRRQRLKGNFLGWIFLAGLSCLYGAWARLRRWLYAKKIFPSKRLPAKVICIGNLTAGGTGKTPAVLLAAQTLRRHGQAVAVLSRGYGAKANGKVLVLTQHTAPSWKECGDEPWMMNQVLKEAGVPVVVCADRAKAGEAAITYYHSRVLLLDDGFQHLKLRRDLDILLVNAAAPFSDGEFLPLGNLREPLSSLAHAGLVVITHADQVQALALEELKKTIRRWQPSAPILEAAHKADFLMDPGTQQKHPVSLIQGREVAVLSGLADPASFEAQLESLGARATQKWRYPDHHAYRPRELRSIEKLRQGLPLVTTFKDFTRFPKEWREILKAQVLLLAIRLEIFKGEQVWNQALINISRKVVI; this is encoded by the coding sequence GTGAATAACTGGGAGAAGCGTCGCCAGCGCCTGAAAGGCAATTTCCTGGGCTGGATTTTCCTGGCCGGGCTTTCCTGCCTCTACGGGGCCTGGGCCAGGCTCAGGCGCTGGCTGTACGCCAAGAAAATCTTTCCCTCGAAGAGACTTCCGGCCAAGGTCATTTGCATCGGAAACCTCACGGCGGGCGGGACCGGAAAGACCCCGGCGGTGCTCCTAGCCGCGCAGACCTTGCGCAGGCACGGCCAGGCCGTGGCCGTGCTCAGCCGCGGCTACGGAGCCAAGGCCAATGGGAAGGTCCTGGTGCTGACCCAGCACACCGCCCCCAGCTGGAAGGAGTGCGGCGACGAGCCGTGGATGATGAACCAGGTCCTCAAGGAGGCCGGAGTCCCGGTCGTAGTGTGCGCCGACCGGGCCAAGGCCGGGGAGGCGGCCATCACCTATTATCACTCCCGGGTCCTGCTCTTGGACGACGGCTTTCAGCATCTGAAGCTGCGGCGCGACTTGGACATACTCCTTGTCAACGCGGCGGCACCCTTCAGCGACGGCGAGTTCCTCCCGCTCGGCAATCTCCGGGAGCCCTTGTCGAGCCTGGCCCACGCGGGGCTCGTGGTAATCACCCATGCCGATCAGGTTCAGGCCCTGGCCCTGGAGGAGCTCAAGAAGACCATCCGCCGCTGGCAGCCTTCGGCTCCGATCCTGGAGGCCGCGCACAAGGCGGACTTCCTCATGGATCCCGGGACCCAGCAGAAGCATCCCGTGAGCCTCATCCAGGGCCGGGAGGTCGCCGTCCTCTCTGGACTGGCCGATCCGGCCTCATTCGAGGCCCAGCTTGAATCCCTGGGGGCCCGGGCGACTCAAAAATGGCGCTACCCCGACCATCATGCCTACCGCCCACGCGAGCTGCGCTCCATCGAGAAACTGCGCCAAGGCCTCCCCTTGGTGACGACGTTCAAGGACTTCACGCGCTTTCCCAAGGAATGGCGGGAGATATTGAAGGCCCAGGTTCTGCTCCTCGCCATCCGGCTTGAGATATTCAAGGGCGAGCAAGTCTGGAACCAGGCTCTCATCAACATCTCCCGCAAGGTCGTGATTTGA
- a CDS encoding DUF3108 domain-containing protein produces MKILALGAALAGGLARAEAVTLSSAAISSPYGLSTGTTAFAAPMRPLTVYPERLVYDVSWGLLPVGEAALSVQEIVLFAGRPAYHVVSTADSNKFCDAFYQVRDINESWIDAERLVSLGYAKKLREGRYFRDEWVLYDQENGNFLAKLTSKDGNYSYSAGTSPISVQDILSSLYYIRFQNLVPGREIVLDVNTKQNWPLVIKVVKRETVKTPAGKFQAILVEPAIRQEGIFIQKGKRLQVWLSDDARKVPVLMKVEVFFGHVTAALSKML; encoded by the coding sequence ATGAAAATCCTGGCCCTGGGCGCTGCGCTGGCTGGCGGGCTGGCCAGGGCCGAGGCGGTGACTCTTTCCTCGGCCGCCATTTCTTCTCCTTACGGGCTTTCGACAGGAACGACGGCGTTCGCGGCCCCGATGAGGCCGCTTACGGTCTACCCCGAGCGCCTGGTTTACGATGTTTCCTGGGGCCTGCTCCCTGTCGGAGAAGCGGCCTTGAGCGTGCAGGAAATCGTGCTTTTCGCGGGGCGTCCGGCTTATCACGTGGTTTCCACCGCCGACTCCAACAAGTTCTGCGACGCCTTTTACCAGGTGCGCGACATCAACGAGTCCTGGATAGATGCTGAGCGCCTGGTCTCGCTCGGCTACGCCAAGAAGCTGAGGGAGGGCCGTTATTTCCGCGACGAGTGGGTCCTCTATGACCAGGAGAACGGGAATTTCCTGGCCAAATTAACGAGCAAGGACGGAAATTACAGCTATTCGGCCGGGACCTCCCCAATATCGGTCCAGGACATACTCTCCAGCCTTTACTACATCCGCTTCCAAAACCTCGTGCCCGGCAGGGAGATCGTCCTCGACGTCAACACCAAGCAAAACTGGCCCTTGGTCATAAAAGTCGTAAAGAGGGAAACAGTGAAGACCCCGGCCGGAAAATTCCAAGCCATTTTGGTCGAGCCGGCCATCCGCCAGGAGGGCATCTTCATCCAGAAAGGCAAACGCCTGCAGGTGTGGTTGAGCGACGACGCGCGGAAAGTTCCCGTGCTCATGAAGGTGGAGGTGTTCTTCGGCCACGTCACGGCCGCTTTGTCCAAAATGCTATAA
- the rfaE1 gene encoding D-glycero-beta-D-manno-heptose-7-phosphate kinase, with protein MPRPAERQHPRGRATRPLRSLLSRFPNKRILVIGDLMLDQYIRGSVARLSPEAPVPVVRVSQESFIPGGAGNVASNLAALEAQVILLGVVGNDGAGRELRSQLGLKGIPSDHLLCDPERVTAQKCRVIAERQQMVRYDRENGNPIGRETENLLLGALAEALKTADAVILSDYGKGVLTPRVLERAISGARRRGIPITVDPKIEHFRRYRKVSCLTPNLQEAWAGLHRPPKKELSALEELGRDIMRILRSQSLLITRGPEGMSLFKDDGQVEHIPTQAREVFDVTGAGDTVISVLTLALSCGASIRDAAIIANHAAGIVVGKLGTAVAGIEEIKKSL; from the coding sequence ATGCCCAGGCCGGCCGAGCGCCAACACCCAAGGGGCCGCGCGACGAGACCCCTGAGGTCTCTTCTTTCCCGGTTTCCCAACAAACGCATCCTCGTCATCGGCGACCTCATGCTCGACCAATATATCCGGGGCTCGGTGGCGCGGCTGTCCCCTGAGGCTCCGGTTCCGGTGGTGCGCGTATCGCAGGAGTCCTTCATCCCTGGAGGCGCTGGCAACGTGGCCTCGAATCTGGCCGCCCTCGAGGCCCAGGTGATCCTCCTCGGAGTCGTGGGAAACGACGGGGCGGGGCGGGAACTCCGGTCCCAACTGGGCTTGAAGGGCATCCCTTCCGACCATCTCTTATGCGATCCCGAGCGGGTGACCGCGCAGAAATGCCGGGTTATCGCGGAGCGCCAGCAAATGGTCCGCTACGACCGGGAAAACGGGAATCCCATCGGCCGCGAGACAGAGAACCTCCTCCTCGGGGCTCTCGCCGAGGCTTTGAAGACCGCGGACGCCGTGATTCTCTCTGACTACGGCAAGGGAGTGCTCACCCCGCGCGTGCTCGAGAGAGCCATCAGCGGCGCGCGGCGGCGCGGCATTCCCATCACGGTGGATCCCAAGATAGAGCATTTCAGGCGCTACCGCAAAGTGAGCTGCCTTACCCCCAACCTCCAGGAGGCTTGGGCCGGCCTGCACCGGCCGCCCAAAAAAGAGCTTTCGGCCTTGGAGGAGTTGGGGCGAGACATCATGAGAATCCTGCGTAGCCAATCCCTTCTCATCACCCGGGGCCCGGAGGGCATGAGCCTGTTCAAGGATGACGGGCAAGTCGAGCACATCCCCACGCAGGCCCGGGAGGTCTTCGACGTGACCGGAGCCGGGGACACCGTGATCTCGGTCCTGACCTTGGCCCTTTCCTGCGGAGCCTCCATCCGCGACGCGGCCATCATCGCCAACCACGCCGCCGGCATCGTGGTGGGCAAGCTCGGCACGGCGGTCGCCGGCATCGAAGAGATCAAAAAATCCTTGTGA
- the kdsB gene encoding 3-deoxy-manno-octulosonate cytidylyltransferase → MLVNDFTVVIPARWASRRFPGKPLALLLGRPMVEWCWRAAEAAGLGPVLVATEDERIAAAVRKFGGEAVMTSPRCASGTDRVHEASRVRPSRWVVNLQGDQPLIAPETLRRVARVLREDPKADIATAVIPLKDESRAKNPNVVKAVLSGPGKGAPYRALYFSRSPVPYPREGRVPRHEHLGIYGFSRKSLDRFVRLSPSPLERTECLEQLRALENGMSIYAAQVEDYPVAVDTPADLRRAARLARLAASKNMSGSRT, encoded by the coding sequence ATCCTTGTGAACGATTTTACGGTGGTGATCCCGGCGCGCTGGGCCTCGAGGCGATTTCCCGGCAAGCCCTTGGCCCTTCTCCTGGGCCGCCCCATGGTGGAGTGGTGCTGGCGGGCGGCCGAGGCCGCGGGGCTGGGGCCCGTGCTGGTCGCCACGGAGGACGAGCGGATCGCCGCCGCGGTCCGAAAATTCGGCGGGGAGGCGGTTATGACCTCGCCGCGCTGCGCCTCGGGCACCGACCGGGTCCACGAGGCCTCTCGGGTCCGGCCCTCTCGCTGGGTGGTCAACCTCCAGGGCGACCAGCCCCTGATCGCCCCGGAGACTTTGCGCCGGGTGGCTCGGGTTCTCCGGGAGGACCCCAAGGCAGACATCGCCACGGCCGTGATCCCCTTGAAGGACGAGAGCCGCGCCAAGAACCCCAACGTGGTCAAGGCGGTCCTGTCGGGCCCCGGCAAGGGCGCGCCTTATCGCGCTCTCTATTTCTCCCGCTCCCCCGTTCCGTACCCAAGAGAGGGCCGAGTCCCTCGGCACGAGCACTTGGGAATCTACGGCTTCAGCCGGAAATCTCTCGACAGATTCGTGAGGTTGTCGCCCTCTCCCTTGGAGAGGACCGAGTGTCTCGAGCAACTGCGGGCTCTTGAGAACGGCATGTCCATCTACGCCGCCCAGGTCGAGGACTATCCCGTGGCCGTGGACACGCCGGCCGACCTGCGCCGGGCCGCGCGCCTGGCCCGCTTGGCCGCAAGCAAGAACATGTCAGGGAGCCGAACATGA